From the genome of Vulpes lagopus strain Blue_001 chromosome 2, ASM1834538v1, whole genome shotgun sequence, one region includes:
- the ZBTB2 gene encoding zinc finger and BTB domain-containing protein 2 isoform X2 yields the protein MDLANHGLILLQQLNAQREFGFLCDCTVAIGDVYFKAHKSVLASFSNYFKMLFVHQTSECVRLKPTDIQPDIFSYLLHLMYTGKMAPQLIDPVRLEQGIKFLHAYPLIQEASLASQGAFSHPDQVFPLASSLYGIQIADHQLRQASKLAPAPEKLGREPRPQAPRMSQEQVPEASQLSQLTSNLAQVNRTHLTPSDPLQTSLSPELVSTPVPPPPPGEETNLEASSSDEQPASLTIAHVKPSIMKRNGSFPKYYACHLCGRRFTLRSSLREHLQIHTGVPFPPSQPGESRGPLSLCSNAADLGKDAMEVPEAGMISDSELQHISDSPIIDGQQHSETPPPSDIADIDNLEQADQEREVKRRKYECTICGRKFIQKSHWREHMYIHTGKPFKCSTCDKSFCRANQAARHVCLNQSIDTYTMVDKQTLELCTFEEGSQMDNMLVQTNKPYKCNLCDKTFSTPNEVVKHSCQNQNSDVFALDEGRSILLGSGDSEVTEPDHPVLASIKKEQETVLLD from the exons atggatttggcCAACCATGGACTTATTCTCCTGCAACAGTTAAACGCTCAGCGAGAGTTTGGTTTCCTGTGTGACTGCACGGTTGCCATCGGCGATGTGTACTTCAAGGCACACAAATCAGTTCTTGCTTCATTCTCCAATTACTTTAAGATGTTGTTTGTCCATCAGACCAG CGAGTGTGTCCGCTTGAAACCGACTGACATACAGCCGGACATTTTCAGCTATCTCTTGCATTTGATGTACACTGGGAAGATGGCGCCCCAGCTGATTGATCCCGTTCGCTTGGAGCAGGGGATCAAGTTCCTGCACGCTTACCCGCTGATCCAGGAGGCCAGCCTGGCCAGCCAAGGAGCCTTCTCTCATCCCGACCAAGTTTTCCCACTGGCTTCCTCCCTGTACGGCATTCAGATCGCCGATCACCAGCTGAGACAAGCCAGCAAGCTGGCCCCAGCCCCCGAGAAACTCGGGCGGGAACCGCGGCCACAGGCCCCCAGGATGAGCCAGGAGCAGGTGCCCGAGGCCTCGCAGCTCTCTCAGCTGACTTCCAACCTGGCCCAGGTGAATCGGACGCACCTGACTCCCTCGGACCCGCTGCAGACCTCGCTGTCTCCAGAACTCGTGTCCACCCCCGTGCCTCCCCCGCCTCCCGGGGAGGAGACCAACCTGGAAGCATCTTCGTCCGACGAGCAGCCCGCGTCCCTCACCATAGCCCACGTGAAGCCGAGCATCATGAAGAGGAACGGCAGCTTTCCCAAGTACTACGCCTGCCACCTGTGCGGCCGGCGCTTCACCCTCCGCAGCAGTTTGCGGGAGCACCTGCAGATTCACACCGGAGTACCCTTCCCGCCCAGCCAGCCCGGTGAAAGCCGAGGGCCCCTGTCCCTCTGTAGCAACGCGGCCGACCTGGGCAAAGACGCCATGGAAGTGCCTGAGGCCGGGATGATCAGCGACAGCGAGCTGCAGCACATCTCCGACTCTCCCATCATCGACGGGCAGCAGCACTCGGAGACGCCGCCGCCCTCGGACATCGCGGACATTGACAACTTGGAGCAGGCGGACCAGGAGAGGGAGGTAAAGAGGCGCAAGTACGAGTGCACCATCTGCGGCCGCAAGTTCATCCAGAAGAGCCACTGGAGGGagcacatgtacatacacaccGGGAAGCCTTTCAAATGCAGCACTTGCGACAAGAGCTTTTGCAGGGCCAACCAGGCGGCCCGGCACGTGTGCCTCAATCAGAGCATCGACACCTACACCATGGTGGACAAACAGACTCTGGAACTCTGCACGTTTGAGGAAGGCAGTCAGATGGACAACATGCTGGTACAAACCAACAAACCCTACAAATGCAACTTGTGTGACAAAACATTCTCGACCCCCAATGAGGTGGTTAAACACTCGTGCCAAAACCAGAACTCGGACGTGTTTGCCCTAGACGAGGGGCGGTCCATCCTCCTGGGCAGCGGGGACTCCGAAGTCACGGAACCTGACCACCCGGTGTTAGCTTCCATCAAAAAGGAACAGGAAACGGTGTTGTTAGACTGA
- the ZBTB2 gene encoding zinc finger and BTB domain-containing protein 2 isoform X1, translated as MGLVTQASSPNRWREVSSPRLHMVCRSLAGAERSLGGSGSVVSAAGGGGGGGRAAGGGGGRGEGRRLGGRRGLLPPLLSRRLSPPAGAALSLFALVAPLSRSCDLNVTGQEKPRRRRRRRAGDTDRGGSSSSSSERQRRRRRRGEHGRGCPAVPPPHPPPQQHRRQIFKKMDLANHGLILLQQLNAQREFGFLCDCTVAIGDVYFKAHKSVLASFSNYFKMLFVHQTSECVRLKPTDIQPDIFSYLLHLMYTGKMAPQLIDPVRLEQGIKFLHAYPLIQEASLASQGAFSHPDQVFPLASSLYGIQIADHQLRQASKLAPAPEKLGREPRPQAPRMSQEQVPEASQLSQLTSNLAQVNRTHLTPSDPLQTSLSPELVSTPVPPPPPGEETNLEASSSDEQPASLTIAHVKPSIMKRNGSFPKYYACHLCGRRFTLRSSLREHLQIHTGVPFPPSQPGESRGPLSLCSNAADLGKDAMEVPEAGMISDSELQHISDSPIIDGQQHSETPPPSDIADIDNLEQADQEREVKRRKYECTICGRKFIQKSHWREHMYIHTGKPFKCSTCDKSFCRANQAARHVCLNQSIDTYTMVDKQTLELCTFEEGSQMDNMLVQTNKPYKCNLCDKTFSTPNEVVKHSCQNQNSDVFALDEGRSILLGSGDSEVTEPDHPVLASIKKEQETVLLD; from the exons ATGGGGCTTGTGACTCAGGCCTCCAGCCCCAATAGGTGGAGAGAAGTTTCCTCGCCTCGGCTGCACATGGTTTGCAGAAGTTTGGCTGGAGCAGAGCGGAGCCTGGGTGGGAGCGGCAGTGTAGTTAGTGctgcaggcggcggcggcggcggcggcagagcagcaggaggcggaggcgggcggggggaggggaggcggctgggggggcggagggggctcTTGCCGCCACTGCTCTCTCGCCGCCTCTCCCCCCCGGCGGGAGCCGCTCTCAGCCTCTTTGCACTAGTCGCTCCGCTCTCTCGGTCATGTGACCTTAACGTAACCGGACAGGAAaagccccgccgccgccgccgccgccgcgccggaGACACCGAccgcggcggcagcagcagcagcagcagcgagaggcagaggcggcggcggcggcggggagagCACGGCCGAGGCTGCCCAGCGGTGCCTCCTCCACACCCCCCGCCGCAGCAGCACCGGCGACAG atttttaaaaaaatggatttggcCAACCATGGACTTATTCTCCTGCAACAGTTAAACGCTCAGCGAGAGTTTGGTTTCCTGTGTGACTGCACGGTTGCCATCGGCGATGTGTACTTCAAGGCACACAAATCAGTTCTTGCTTCATTCTCCAATTACTTTAAGATGTTGTTTGTCCATCAGACCAG CGAGTGTGTCCGCTTGAAACCGACTGACATACAGCCGGACATTTTCAGCTATCTCTTGCATTTGATGTACACTGGGAAGATGGCGCCCCAGCTGATTGATCCCGTTCGCTTGGAGCAGGGGATCAAGTTCCTGCACGCTTACCCGCTGATCCAGGAGGCCAGCCTGGCCAGCCAAGGAGCCTTCTCTCATCCCGACCAAGTTTTCCCACTGGCTTCCTCCCTGTACGGCATTCAGATCGCCGATCACCAGCTGAGACAAGCCAGCAAGCTGGCCCCAGCCCCCGAGAAACTCGGGCGGGAACCGCGGCCACAGGCCCCCAGGATGAGCCAGGAGCAGGTGCCCGAGGCCTCGCAGCTCTCTCAGCTGACTTCCAACCTGGCCCAGGTGAATCGGACGCACCTGACTCCCTCGGACCCGCTGCAGACCTCGCTGTCTCCAGAACTCGTGTCCACCCCCGTGCCTCCCCCGCCTCCCGGGGAGGAGACCAACCTGGAAGCATCTTCGTCCGACGAGCAGCCCGCGTCCCTCACCATAGCCCACGTGAAGCCGAGCATCATGAAGAGGAACGGCAGCTTTCCCAAGTACTACGCCTGCCACCTGTGCGGCCGGCGCTTCACCCTCCGCAGCAGTTTGCGGGAGCACCTGCAGATTCACACCGGAGTACCCTTCCCGCCCAGCCAGCCCGGTGAAAGCCGAGGGCCCCTGTCCCTCTGTAGCAACGCGGCCGACCTGGGCAAAGACGCCATGGAAGTGCCTGAGGCCGGGATGATCAGCGACAGCGAGCTGCAGCACATCTCCGACTCTCCCATCATCGACGGGCAGCAGCACTCGGAGACGCCGCCGCCCTCGGACATCGCGGACATTGACAACTTGGAGCAGGCGGACCAGGAGAGGGAGGTAAAGAGGCGCAAGTACGAGTGCACCATCTGCGGCCGCAAGTTCATCCAGAAGAGCCACTGGAGGGagcacatgtacatacacaccGGGAAGCCTTTCAAATGCAGCACTTGCGACAAGAGCTTTTGCAGGGCCAACCAGGCGGCCCGGCACGTGTGCCTCAATCAGAGCATCGACACCTACACCATGGTGGACAAACAGACTCTGGAACTCTGCACGTTTGAGGAAGGCAGTCAGATGGACAACATGCTGGTACAAACCAACAAACCCTACAAATGCAACTTGTGTGACAAAACATTCTCGACCCCCAATGAGGTGGTTAAACACTCGTGCCAAAACCAGAACTCGGACGTGTTTGCCCTAGACGAGGGGCGGTCCATCCTCCTGGGCAGCGGGGACTCCGAAGTCACGGAACCTGACCACCCGGTGTTAGCTTCCATCAAAAAGGAACAGGAAACGGTGTTGTTAGACTGA